A portion of the Segatella copri DSM 18205 genome contains these proteins:
- the recF gene encoding DNA replication/repair protein RecF (All proteins in this family for which functions are known are DNA-binding proteins that assist the filamentation of RecA onto DNA for the initiation of recombination or recombinational repair.) translates to MILKNISIINFKNIKSANLELSPKINCLIGHNGMGKTNFLDAIYYLSFCRSAYNSIDSQIITHDEPFFMLEGNYDNDKGEIENVYCGMKRGTKKHFKRNKKEYKRLSQHIGLIPLILVSPSDVSLIEGGSEERRKLMDVVISQYDYSYIEALSNYNKALQQRNALLKMEEEPDITILELWEQQMASNGELLYQKRQAFVDELVPLFQQIYQQISGDKEQVRLHYVSHCQRGPLLDVIQRDRFKDRAVGYSLHGVHRDDLEFLLGDYPMKREGSQGQNKTFVIALKLAQFTFLQRTSSNTLPLLLLDDIFDKLDAQRVEAIVKLVAGDHFGQIFITDTNRDHLDKILHNMQGDHTIFYVENGEIIK, encoded by the coding sequence CAAAATCAATTGTCTGATAGGACATAATGGCATGGGAAAGACTAATTTCCTTGATGCCATTTATTATCTCTCTTTCTGTAGGAGTGCCTATAATTCTATCGATTCACAGATTATTACTCATGATGAGCCTTTCTTTATGCTGGAGGGAAATTATGATAATGATAAGGGGGAAATAGAGAATGTTTACTGTGGCATGAAACGGGGTACCAAGAAGCATTTCAAGAGAAACAAGAAGGAGTATAAGCGTCTTTCGCAACATATTGGGCTTATCCCTCTGATTCTGGTTTCTCCATCTGATGTTTCTCTGATAGAAGGAGGAAGTGAGGAGCGCAGAAAACTGATGGATGTGGTCATCTCTCAGTATGATTACTCTTATATAGAGGCTTTGTCCAACTATAATAAGGCTTTGCAACAGAGAAATGCTTTGCTGAAAATGGAGGAGGAGCCTGATATTACGATACTGGAACTTTGGGAACAGCAGATGGCGAGTAATGGTGAATTGCTGTACCAGAAACGGCAGGCTTTCGTTGACGAACTGGTTCCGCTGTTTCAGCAGATTTATCAGCAGATTTCGGGTGATAAGGAGCAGGTCCGTCTTCACTATGTTTCTCATTGTCAGAGAGGTCCTTTGCTGGATGTTATCCAGCGCGACCGGTTTAAGGATCGTGCTGTAGGGTATTCTCTGCATGGTGTTCACCGTGATGATCTGGAGTTTTTGCTGGGTGATTATCCGATGAAGAGAGAGGGAAGCCAGGGGCAGAACAAAACTTTCGTGATTGCCCTGAAACTGGCTCAATTTACTTTCCTGCAGCGCACGAGTTCCAATACGCTTCCTTTGCTCCTCTTAGATGATATCTTCGATAAGTTGGATGCTCAGCGGGTTGAGGCTATTGTGAAACTGGTTGCCGGGGACCATTTCGGACAGATTTTTATTACGGATACGAACCGTGATCATTTGGATAAGATTCTCCATAACATGCAGGGAGATCATACGATATTCTATGTAGAGAATGGGGAAATAATAAAGTAA
- a CDS encoding 5-formyltetrahydrofolate cyclo-ligase, with the protein MDKKELRKIIKDRKRQYSSRQLEELSLSVLSRLDSNPHLQNAQTILMYYSLPDEVDTHHYIDQLVSRGKRVILPVVLDDTNMELREYTGVQDLKEGAYHILEPKGKIYPEEKYPEIELAVIPGMSFDMKGNRLGRGKGYYDRFLAQIPHTYKIGICFDFQKITEEGLLPVTPTDICMDEII; encoded by the coding sequence ATGGACAAGAAAGAATTAAGAAAAATCATAAAAGACAGAAAGCGACAGTATTCCTCAAGACAACTTGAGGAACTGTCGCTTTCTGTATTATCACGTTTAGATTCCAACCCGCATCTTCAGAATGCCCAAACCATACTGATGTACTATTCGCTTCCTGATGAAGTGGACACCCATCATTATATAGACCAACTTGTTTCCAGGGGAAAACGGGTAATACTGCCCGTTGTGCTGGACGATACGAATATGGAACTGAGAGAATATACCGGAGTTCAAGACCTGAAGGAAGGAGCCTATCATATACTTGAACCGAAAGGCAAGATTTATCCGGAAGAGAAATATCCTGAGATAGAACTTGCCGTAATCCCAGGTATGAGTTTCGATATGAAAGGCAACCGGTTAGGAAGAGGAAAAGGCTATTACGACAGATTTCTTGCCCAGATTCCACATACATACAAAATAGGAATCTGTTTCGACTTCCAGAAGATAACAGAGGAAGGACTCCTTCCTGTTACCCCTACAGATATATGCATGGACGAAATCATATAG
- a CDS encoding DUF6452 family protein codes for MRKIIPFVVFMVLAMMGCTSLDCPLNNTVYTKYKLMGDNKTLKDTLTVSTKKIEGTDSVLINKDVNVDSFSLPMSYSLDEDVLFFEIHTLSKQVFKDTVTVSKVNRSHFESVDCSPSFFHTITDVKTTHNYIDSIVINQKEVNYDASKAHFYIYFGSRN; via the coding sequence ATGCGGAAAATAATACCTTTCGTCGTTTTCATGGTTCTAGCCATGATGGGATGTACATCTCTCGACTGCCCACTCAACAATACTGTATATACCAAATACAAGTTGATGGGCGACAATAAAACGCTAAAAGACACGCTAACGGTTTCTACGAAAAAGATAGAAGGAACAGATAGTGTGCTGATCAATAAGGATGTAAACGTAGACAGTTTCAGTCTGCCTATGAGTTACAGCCTGGATGAAGACGTATTGTTTTTCGAGATACATACCCTATCGAAGCAAGTATTCAAGGACACCGTGACTGTATCAAAGGTAAACCGCTCTCATTTTGAGTCGGTAGACTGCAGTCCATCGTTCTTCCATACGATAACCGATGTTAAGACTACTCACAATTATATTGACTCAATAGTCATCAATCAAAAAGAGGTAAATTATGATGCATCCAAAGCACATTTCTACATATATTTTGGCAGCCGCAACTAG
- a CDS encoding FAD:protein FMN transferase produces MKKKKLIWQIPFLLILIIGTIVIIRQQHNTPYQKDTGFIFGTIYHITYQSDTNYQQEIETELKKVDQSLSPFNKTSVITQVNQGKDIEVDEMFTEVFRMAESISKETNGAFDITVAPMVNLWGFGFKQGVPPTKSKIDSIKTLVGYEKVALEKGRIIKQNPKIMLDCSAIAKGYGSDIVARFLKKKGISNFMVEIGGEIVVNGVSEKQVPWHIGINKPTDDSTNTSQEIQDVLDITDIAMATSGNYRNFYYKNGKKYAHTIDPKTGYPVQHNILSATVLAKNCATADAYATSFMVMGMEGAKQILKKHPDLCAYLIYADEKGQNKIWYSPSLKNKILNK; encoded by the coding sequence ATGAAAAAAAAGAAACTTATCTGGCAAATTCCATTTCTGTTGATACTTATCATTGGTACCATCGTTATCATACGTCAGCAGCATAATACGCCCTATCAGAAAGATACCGGCTTTATCTTTGGCACCATCTATCACATTACCTATCAGAGTGATACCAACTACCAGCAAGAGATAGAAACAGAACTCAAGAAGGTAGACCAATCCTTGTCTCCTTTCAATAAGACCTCTGTCATCACACAGGTAAACCAAGGTAAAGATATTGAGGTAGACGAAATGTTTACCGAAGTATTCCGCATGGCAGAAAGCATCTCAAAAGAAACCAATGGAGCCTTTGATATCACGGTTGCCCCAATGGTAAACCTCTGGGGCTTTGGATTCAAGCAGGGGGTACCTCCTACGAAATCCAAGATAGACAGTATCAAAACGCTGGTTGGTTATGAGAAAGTAGCCCTGGAAAAGGGACGCATCATCAAGCAAAATCCTAAGATTATGCTTGACTGTTCTGCTATCGCCAAAGGATATGGCAGCGACATTGTTGCCAGATTCCTGAAAAAGAAAGGTATCAGCAACTTTATGGTTGAGATTGGTGGAGAAATTGTAGTAAACGGTGTTAGCGAGAAACAAGTGCCTTGGCATATTGGTATCAACAAGCCAACTGACGATTCTACCAATACGAGTCAGGAAATTCAGGATGTACTTGATATTACCGACATCGCCATGGCTACGAGTGGTAACTACAGAAACTTCTATTATAAAAACGGCAAGAAGTATGCACATACCATAGACCCCAAGACAGGCTATCCTGTACAGCATAACATCTTATCAGCAACGGTTTTAGCCAAGAACTGTGCTACAGCCGATGCCTATGCTACCTCGTTTATGGTAATGGGAATGGAGGGCGCAAAACAGATTCTGAAAAAGCATCCGGACCTCTGTGCATATCTCATCTATGCTGACGAGAAAGGACAAAACAAGATATGGTATTCACCATCTCTCAAAAACAAGATATTAAATAAATAA
- a CDS encoding S41 family peptidase: MSKNKTNRFMPFIMAFCVVIGIIIGTFFSNHFSGNRLNVINSGSNRLNNLLHLIDDQYVDAVNIDSLVDKAIPQILAELDPHSVYISAKDAAQATDDLKGSFSGVGIEFVIRQDTIHVQNVIQNGPAEKAGLLAGDKIVAVDGKPFVGKIVTNQEAMHRLKGPKDTKVKIGVIRYGSKKVQTFTVTRGEIPTKSVTAAYMLNDKTGYIRIKNFGENTYPEMLIALAKLSQQGFTNLCIDLRDNSGGYLTAAVNMANEFLPDKKLIVYTQGRKSPRHNYMSDGKGAYQKIPMVVLINEGSASSAEIFAGAMQDNDRATIIGRRSFGKGLVQQQIEFPDHSLIRLTIARYYTPSGRCIQKPYTLGDDKDYEQDLLDRYQHGEFFSQDSIKHTGPAYHTDNGRIVYGGGGITPDIFVPEDTLGMTSYFKEASLSGLILQFAFTYTDDNRPKLNNFKEMMELADYLDSQDMVEKFVSYADKHGLKRRNLLIKKSHKLLDRVIDSRIIYNMLDEQAWTQYINLDDPVIKKTLDVFENHAAFPKKPEPAKKGAAKKEKIAMANTPYNYSSLHHNNCMIANA; encoded by the coding sequence ATGAGTAAGAATAAGACCAACCGCTTTATGCCATTCATCATGGCATTCTGTGTTGTGATAGGTATTATCATCGGAACATTCTTTTCCAACCATTTCTCTGGAAATCGCCTCAACGTTATCAATAGTGGAAGCAACCGTCTGAACAACCTGCTCCATCTTATTGATGACCAATATGTAGATGCCGTGAACATCGACTCGCTGGTAGATAAGGCAATTCCACAGATTTTAGCAGAACTGGATCCACATTCCGTATATATCAGTGCTAAAGACGCAGCTCAGGCCACCGACGATCTGAAAGGATCTTTCTCGGGTGTAGGCATAGAGTTTGTCATCCGCCAAGATACGATTCATGTACAGAATGTGATACAGAATGGTCCTGCCGAGAAAGCCGGACTTTTGGCAGGAGACAAGATTGTAGCCGTAGACGGCAAACCTTTTGTTGGCAAGATTGTAACCAATCAGGAGGCAATGCATCGCCTGAAGGGTCCAAAGGATACCAAGGTGAAAATCGGAGTTATACGATATGGAAGCAAGAAGGTTCAGACCTTTACCGTAACCCGAGGTGAAATACCGACAAAGAGTGTTACAGCAGCTTACATGCTTAACGATAAGACTGGCTATATCCGTATCAAGAACTTTGGCGAGAACACCTATCCGGAAATGCTGATTGCTCTGGCCAAACTCTCACAGCAGGGATTCACCAACCTCTGTATTGACCTTCGTGATAACTCAGGTGGTTACCTGACGGCTGCAGTAAACATGGCAAACGAATTCTTGCCAGACAAGAAGCTCATCGTTTACACACAGGGACGCAAATCGCCTAGACATAACTATATGAGTGACGGTAAGGGTGCCTACCAGAAGATTCCGATGGTAGTTCTCATCAATGAAGGTTCTGCATCATCTGCAGAAATTTTTGCGGGTGCCATGCAGGATAATGACCGTGCTACCATCATCGGACGACGCTCGTTTGGTAAGGGACTGGTTCAGCAACAGATAGAATTCCCTGACCACAGCCTCATCCGTCTGACCATTGCGCGTTACTATACTCCTTCAGGAAGATGCATCCAGAAGCCATATACGCTGGGCGATGACAAGGATTATGAGCAAGACTTGCTCGACAGATATCAGCACGGAGAGTTCTTCTCACAGGATAGCATCAAGCATACAGGACCAGCTTATCATACAGATAACGGCCGTATTGTCTATGGCGGAGGTGGTATCACCCCAGACATCTTTGTTCCTGAAGATACGCTCGGCATGACATCCTATTTCAAGGAGGCTAGCCTGAGTGGTCTCATCTTGCAGTTTGCCTTCACTTATACAGACGATAACCGTCCGAAGTTGAACAACTTCAAGGAGATGATGGAACTTGCCGATTATCTTGACAGTCAGGACATGGTTGAAAAGTTTGTCAGCTATGCCGATAAACATGGTTTGAAACGTAGAAATCTTTTAATCAAGAAATCACACAAACTATTAGACCGTGTCATCGACAGCCGTATCATCTACAATATGTTGGACGAGCAGGCATGGACCCAATACATCAATCTTGATGATCCAGTCATCAAAAAGACGCTGGATGTATTTGAGAACCATGCAGCATTTCCAAAGAAACCAGAGCCTGCCAAAAAAGGCGCAGCGAAGAAAGAAAAGATAGCTATGGCGAATACGCCCTACAACTATTCTTCCTTACACCATAATAATTGTATGATAGCAAATGCTTAA
- a CDS encoding Crp/Fnr family transcriptional regulator yields MSTNRLYDSLLSLPLFLGMTRYDFQNVAGKTRFDFQKLEAGETIVEEGTSCTRLYYLISGDIKVITQADDYGYQVEEDISAPESFQLERLFGLTQRFTHTYVAKNNCSIMSVSKQEIMKLSDEYEIFRINLLNLVCTQSQKNNRRLFRVPAKTLSERLIRFFESHSVRPAGEKIFHIKMTRLAEEMNVKRIYVSKALNELQSEGLIQLERGRIYIPALENLIKR; encoded by the coding sequence ATGTCAACCAATAGACTATACGACAGTTTATTATCACTCCCATTATTCTTGGGAATGACTCGCTATGACTTCCAAAATGTAGCAGGTAAAACCCGTTTTGACTTTCAAAAACTGGAAGCGGGTGAAACTATAGTTGAAGAAGGCACCAGTTGTACACGTCTATATTATTTAATCAGTGGAGATATTAAGGTGATAACCCAGGCAGATGACTACGGCTATCAGGTAGAAGAAGACATTTCGGCACCGGAATCATTCCAGCTGGAACGACTTTTCGGTCTTACCCAGCGCTTCACCCACACTTATGTGGCAAAGAACAACTGCAGCATCATGTCAGTCAGCAAGCAAGAAATCATGAAGTTATCCGATGAATATGAAATATTCCGCATCAATCTTCTGAACTTGGTCTGCACCCAATCCCAGAAGAACAACCGCAGACTGTTCAGAGTTCCTGCCAAGACACTGAGTGAGCGCCTGATCCGTTTCTTCGAGAGCCACAGCGTCCGCCCGGCAGGCGAGAAAATCTTTCATATCAAGATGACCCGTTTAGCAGAAGAGATGAATGTAAAGCGCATCTATGTATCCAAAGCCCTCAACGAACTACAATCAGAAGGACTTATCCAGCTAGAACGAGGCAGAATCTATATCCCTGCACTGGAAAATCTCATCAAACGCTAA
- a CDS encoding DUF721 domain-containing protein has protein sequence MFKRKVKSIAELLPEFLRKEGLETPLQQKRLIMSWDSVVGENIAAYCGEKFIKNQTLYVKIENAALRADLTMSRATLVRRLNEQVGAQVIADIRFY, from the coding sequence ATGTTTAAAAGAAAAGTTAAGTCAATAGCAGAACTCTTGCCCGAATTTCTGAGAAAGGAAGGCTTGGAAACTCCTTTACAGCAGAAACGCCTGATCATGAGTTGGGATTCTGTAGTAGGGGAAAATATTGCTGCATATTGTGGTGAGAAGTTTATCAAGAACCAGACTCTCTATGTAAAGATAGAGAATGCTGCATTGAGGGCTGACCTCACGATGAGCCGTGCTACCCTTGTTCGCCGTTTGAATGAACAGGTTGGTGCACAGGTTATTGCAGATATACGCTTTTATTAA
- a CDS encoding DUF6048 family protein: MMHPKHISTYILAAATSMLSLFSVLPCQAQSKKKIIEQQPDTIPFFRGMAVGVDLIGPVQLMVSDYGQYEASLRINLKDKYYPVFELGYGKADASDEATQITYKTSAPYFRLGVDWNLLKNKHDDYRLFGGFRYACTYYEYDLSAPPVTDPVWGGETPYGGNGISCNYHWLEGVIGIDAKIWGPVRMGWSFRYKRRLFKNNGELGNTWYVPGYGKQGGSRLGGTFNVTLEI; this comes from the coding sequence ATGATGCATCCAAAGCACATTTCTACATATATTTTGGCAGCCGCAACTAGTATGCTATCCCTATTTTCTGTTCTCCCCTGTCAGGCCCAAAGCAAGAAGAAGATCATAGAGCAGCAGCCTGATACCATACCTTTTTTTAGAGGTATGGCTGTGGGAGTTGACCTGATAGGTCCCGTACAGTTGATGGTTAGCGACTATGGGCAGTACGAAGCATCTCTCCGTATCAATCTGAAAGACAAGTATTATCCTGTTTTCGAATTGGGTTATGGAAAGGCAGATGCCAGCGATGAGGCAACCCAAATCACCTACAAGACCAGCGCTCCCTATTTCAGATTAGGTGTAGACTGGAATCTTCTGAAGAACAAACACGACGACTACCGTCTGTTTGGCGGTTTCCGTTATGCCTGCACCTATTATGAATATGACCTGAGCGCCCCACCCGTTACAGACCCAGTATGGGGCGGCGAAACGCCCTATGGAGGCAATGGCATTTCCTGCAACTATCATTGGCTGGAAGGCGTAATAGGTATTGATGCCAAAATCTGGGGTCCCGTCCGTATGGGTTGGAGTTTCAGATACAAACGCCGCCTCTTCAAGAACAATGGAGAATTAGGCAACACCTGGTATGTGCCAGGCTACGGTAAGCAGGGAGGTTCACGCCTTGGCGGAACATTCAATGTAACCCTAGAGATTTAA
- a CDS encoding deoxycytidylate deaminase produces MANELSKQTKLDLRYLRMARIWAENSYCKRRQVGALVVKDKMIISDGYNGTPSGFENVCEDNNVTKPYVLHAEANAITKLARSSNNSEGSTLYVTASPCIECAKLIIQSGIKRVVYAEKYRLDDGIKLMQRAGIKVEYLNPDEKTSSVED; encoded by the coding sequence ATGGCAAACGAACTTTCCAAACAAACCAAGCTCGACCTTCGCTATTTGCGAATGGCACGTATATGGGCTGAAAACAGCTATTGCAAACGCCGACAGGTAGGTGCACTGGTTGTAAAAGATAAAATGATTATCAGTGATGGCTACAACGGTACACCGAGCGGATTTGAAAATGTCTGTGAGGATAACAACGTAACCAAGCCATACGTTCTCCATGCGGAGGCTAATGCTATTACGAAACTGGCTCGCAGCAGCAATAACAGTGAGGGAAGTACGCTTTACGTCACCGCCTCTCCATGTATAGAATGTGCCAAACTGATCATACAGTCGGGCATCAAGCGTGTTGTATATGCAGAGAAATACCGTCTGGACGATGGTATCAAACTGATGCAACGGGCAGGAATCAAGGTAGAATACCTCAATCCTGATGAAAAGACATCTTCTGTAGAAGATTAG
- a CDS encoding M3 family metallopeptidase, whose translation MQDNTIQNRTNPFFVPYNTPHDTVPFERIRLEDYEPAFMEGIRRDDEATDKIVNDPAEPTFENTIARVDPDKGEHYYDLLSRVSNVFSCMMSAETCDEMEEIAQKMSPILTKHANDITLNKKLFERIKFVHDHPNRELTPEEKMLLDTSYDGFVRSGALLDEEGKEKLRKLTEEASMLTLQFSQNLLKENKAFTLHITDEAQLDGLPETAKAAAAHTAKEQEKEGWIFTLDYPSYSPFMTYSTQRELRKQMYMARNTVCTHDNEQNNLEICKRLVNLRRELAQLLGFETYADYVLRHRMASNTENVYKLLNDLIEAYKPTAEKEAKEVEALAKKLEGKDFEMKPWDFGFYSHKLQMEKYNLDAEMLRPYFQLDKVIDGVFGLANKLYGITFKENKEIPVYHPDVKAYEVFDKDGSYLAVFYADFFPRKGKQGGAWMTEFQGQWIDHKGKNIRPHVSVVMNFTKPTEEKPALLTLGEVETFLHEFGHSLHGMFANTRFESLSGTNVWWDFVELPSQFMENYAIEKDFLRTFAFHYQTGEPLPDELIERIMKSRNFMAAYACLRQVSFGLLDMAYYTQEKEFTADIMPYEKEAWKKAMILPQLQETCMTVQFSHIMAGGYAAGYYSYKWAEVLDADAFSVFKKNGIFDQKTAQSFRDNVLSKGGTEHPMVLYKRFRGQEPTIDALLERNEIKVQHKG comes from the coding sequence ATGCAAGACAATACAATACAGAATAGAACCAACCCATTCTTCGTGCCTTACAATACACCGCACGATACAGTACCATTCGAACGAATCCGTCTCGAAGATTATGAGCCAGCATTCATGGAGGGAATCCGCCGTGATGACGAGGCTACAGACAAGATTGTAAACGATCCGGCAGAACCAACCTTTGAGAATACCATTGCAAGAGTTGATCCCGATAAGGGCGAACACTATTACGACCTCTTGAGCCGTGTATCTAACGTTTTCTCTTGCATGATGAGTGCTGAAACCTGCGATGAGATGGAAGAGATTGCGCAGAAGATGAGTCCGATTCTCACCAAGCACGCAAATGACATCACGCTGAACAAGAAACTCTTCGAGCGCATCAAGTTCGTTCACGATCATCCCAACAGAGAACTAACTCCTGAAGAGAAAATGCTTCTGGACACCAGCTATGACGGATTCGTACGCAGCGGTGCACTCTTAGATGAAGAAGGTAAAGAGAAACTTCGCAAACTTACAGAAGAAGCCAGTATGCTCACTCTGCAGTTCTCACAGAATCTCTTAAAAGAAAACAAGGCTTTTACACTCCATATCACTGACGAAGCTCAGCTCGACGGACTTCCAGAAACAGCAAAAGCTGCCGCTGCGCATACCGCCAAAGAGCAGGAAAAAGAAGGCTGGATCTTTACACTCGATTATCCAAGTTATTCTCCATTTATGACCTACTCTACCCAGCGTGAGCTCCGCAAACAGATGTATATGGCACGCAATACGGTATGTACCCATGATAACGAGCAGAACAACCTGGAAATCTGCAAACGACTGGTAAACCTGCGCAGAGAACTCGCCCAGTTACTCGGTTTCGAAACCTATGCCGACTATGTTCTTCGCCATCGTATGGCAAGCAATACAGAAAATGTATATAAACTTCTCAACGACCTGATAGAGGCTTATAAGCCAACGGCAGAAAAGGAAGCGAAAGAAGTGGAAGCCCTTGCCAAGAAGCTGGAGGGTAAAGATTTCGAAATGAAACCATGGGATTTCGGCTTCTATTCTCATAAACTCCAGATGGAGAAATATAATCTCGATGCAGAAATGCTTCGCCCTTATTTCCAGCTGGACAAAGTGATAGACGGTGTGTTCGGCCTCGCCAACAAGCTGTATGGCATCACCTTTAAGGAGAACAAAGAGATACCGGTATACCACCCAGACGTCAAGGCATACGAGGTATTTGATAAAGACGGAAGCTATCTGGCTGTATTCTATGCCGACTTCTTCCCTCGCAAGGGCAAGCAAGGAGGTGCCTGGATGACAGAGTTCCAGGGACAGTGGATAGACCATAAGGGCAAAAACATACGTCCTCACGTAAGTGTGGTAATGAACTTTACCAAGCCAACAGAGGAAAAGCCTGCTCTCTTGACATTAGGAGAAGTAGAAACCTTCCTCCATGAGTTTGGTCACAGTCTGCACGGCATGTTTGCCAATACCCGCTTCGAGAGTCTTTCGGGAACCAACGTATGGTGGGACTTCGTAGAATTGCCATCACAGTTTATGGAGAATTATGCAATAGAGAAAGATTTTCTCCGTACATTTGCCTTCCACTATCAGACAGGTGAACCATTGCCAGATGAACTCATAGAGCGCATCATGAAGAGTCGCAACTTCATGGCAGCCTACGCTTGCTTGCGCCAGGTAAGTTTCGGATTGCTTGACATGGCATACTACACCCAAGAGAAAGAATTTACTGCCGACATCATGCCTTATGAAAAGGAAGCCTGGAAAAAGGCGATGATATTGCCACAGTTGCAGGAAACCTGTATGACCGTACAGTTCTCCCACATCATGGCAGGAGGTTATGCCGCAGGATATTATAGCTACAAATGGGCAGAAGTATTGGATGCTGATGCTTTCAGTGTATTCAAGAAGAATGGAATCTTCGACCAGAAGACTGCTCAAAGTTTCCGTGACAACGTACTCTCTAAGGGTGGAACAGAGCATCCTATGGTTCTCTACAAACGGTTCCGTGGACAAGAGCCAACCATCGATGCACTGCTGGAACGTAACGAAATCAAGGTACAACATAAAGGATAA
- a CDS encoding glycosyltransferase family 2 protein, whose product MDISVIIPLFNEEESLPELFAWIKRVMDSNDFTYEVIFVNDGSTDRSWNVIEELAEKNEQVKGIKFRRNYGKSPALFCGFKEAQGDVVITMDADLQDSPDEIPGLYQMIMKEGYDLVSGYKQNRKEGDPLSKTIPTKLFNATARKVSGIHNLHDFNCGLKAYRLDVVKNIEVYGEMHRYIPYLAKNAGFAKIGEKPVHHQARKFGKSKFMGWNRFVNGYLDLMTLWFLSNFGKKPMHVFGFLGSVVFFIAFLSLIGLGIDKTIDLHNGIYGHLITDSPYFFIALVAMVLGSQLFLAGFLGDLISRQNPNRNDYQIEKEIRCGK is encoded by the coding sequence ATGGATATTTCAGTAATAATTCCTCTTTTCAATGAGGAAGAGTCGTTACCAGAGCTCTTCGCCTGGATAAAGCGAGTAATGGACTCAAACGATTTTACTTATGAAGTCATCTTTGTGAACGACGGTTCTACCGACCGTTCATGGAACGTCATAGAAGAACTTGCTGAGAAGAACGAGCAAGTGAAGGGTATCAAATTCCGCAGAAACTATGGAAAGAGCCCAGCACTCTTCTGTGGTTTCAAAGAAGCACAGGGCGATGTTGTCATCACCATGGATGCCGATCTACAGGATTCTCCAGACGAGATTCCGGGACTCTACCAGATGATTATGAAAGAGGGATACGACCTCGTGTCAGGTTACAAGCAGAACCGTAAAGAAGGAGATCCTCTGAGCAAGACCATCCCTACCAAACTCTTCAATGCTACTGCACGCAAAGTAAGCGGCATACACAATCTGCACGACTTCAACTGCGGTCTGAAGGCTTATCGCCTCGACGTAGTTAAGAATATCGAGGTATATGGTGAGATGCACCGTTACATCCCATATCTAGCCAAGAATGCAGGTTTTGCCAAGATAGGCGAAAAGCCTGTTCATCATCAGGCAAGAAAGTTCGGCAAATCAAAGTTTATGGGATGGAACCGCTTTGTAAATGGTTATCTTGACCTGATGACTCTCTGGTTCCTGAGCAATTTTGGCAAAAAGCCAATGCACGTATTCGGCTTCCTGGGTAGCGTCGTATTCTTCATAGCCTTCCTATCGCTCATCGGCTTAGGTATAGACAAGACCATCGACCTGCACAACGGCATCTACGGACATCTCATTACCGATTCACCTTACTTCTTCATTGCTCTTGTAGCGATGGTTTTGGGTAGCCAGCTGTTCCTTGCCGGATTCCTGGGCGACCTTATCAGCCGCCAGAACCCAAACCGTAACGATTATCAAATAGAAAAAGAAATAAGATGCGGAAAATAA